Sequence from the Acidimicrobiia bacterium genome:
CAGGAGGTCTTCTTCGGATTCGCTCCCGGTGAGCATCACGACCTTGCTCGACGGGCTGGCCGCTCGGATCTTCTCGACGACGTCGAGACCGGATAGCCCGGGCATCAGGATGTCGAGCACAACCAGATCGGGCTGCAGCCGCTCGGCGAGGGTGACGGCACCCTCCGCATCGGATGCCTCGCCGACCACCTCGAAGCCCTCTCGCGACAGGGCGGCGGCGAGGCCGGTGCGAAAGAGTTCGACGTCGTCTACGACCAGAACGCTGTTGCTCACTGTGGCTCTATCAGCCCCAGGCTCCCGCCGCGACGACGGTACAGAACCCCGTACCGATCGTTCTCCGCGTTGAGAAACAGATAGAAGCTGTGTCCAAGCAGTTCCATCTGAAGGGCTGCCTCCTGTGGGGTCATCGGTTTCACGGCGAACCGCTTCACCCGCTCGATGGCGAGACCGCGGTCCTCTTCTTCTTCGACCCCCGGAGTCGCCTCATTGAGCCGTTTCTCCGACCCGCGGCGATGCCGGGAGATGATCCTCTCCTTGTGGCGCCTGAGCCGCCTCTCGAACTTGTCGACGGCCACATCCAACGCCGTTCGCTCGTCACCCCCCGCCGACTCGACCCTCACCAGCTGTCCGGCGACGAGCGCGGTGAGCTCGACCCGAAACCTCTCCTCGGAGAGCCGGGGGTTGTGCTCCTCCGAGAACTCGACGTCCACCGACTCGGCCCCGTCGAAGACCCTGGCGGCGCGCCCGATCTTCTCGATGGCCAGATCCCGGACCTCGTCGCCGAGGCTCATGTGGCTGGAGTGGACGCGAATCTCCACGAATGGCTCCTTCGTTGCTCGATGGCGGCTCCCGAACCGGGAGGCTCGTGACGAGGCGGCTCCCGCCGGTGTGGCCCCATGGCCGAACCGGAGACGGCCGCCGGCCCGCAGCTGCGGTCCATACCCTGATGTTATCCCCGACCTGCGTCGTCGGAGGAGGGCCTCACAGCCGATGTGAGCGTCACCGCGACCGAGGCGCCGGTCGCCGCGGCGGCAGCCAGCAGCGTGTTGCCGGTGGTGACCACGTCATCGACCAGCACCACCCCGGGAGGCACCGGCCCCTGGAGCCGGAACCGCGCCTGCCCGCGCCGGGCGCCGGCACCCCCGGCGCGCCGCCGCACCCATGCCGGCGGACTCAGTGCCATCGACACCGGGATGCCACTGACCCTCGACGCCGCCCGTGCCAGCTCAAGGGCCGGATCGACGCCGTAACGCCATCGGCGCAGCATCACCCGGGGCACCGGCATCAGGGCCTGCGCTCCCGCCGGCAGGCGGTCGGCAAGCACCCTGCCGATCCCGGGTGGCACCACCCCGGAGTACTTGAGGAGGTGCACGATTCGACGGGCCGCCCCCTCGTGGCGGAACACGGAACGCACCAGCAGGCCATCGATCCAACACTCCGCTGCCGGGGCCAGG
This genomic interval carries:
- the raiA gene encoding ribosome-associated translation inhibitor RaiA: MEIRVHSSHMSLGDEVRDLAIEKIGRAARVFDGAESVDVEFSEEHNPRLSEERFRVELTALVAGQLVRVESAGGDERTALDVAVDKFERRLRRHKERIISRHRRGSEKRLNEATPGVEEEEDRGLAIERVKRFAVKPMTPQEAALQMELLGHSFYLFLNAENDRYGVLYRRRGGSLGLIEPQ